Below is a window of Synechococcus sp. RSCCF101 DNA.
ATCCAGTCGGTGTACAGCAGCGAGAAGGGCCTCACCTTCGTGGGCATTCAGCTGCTTGTCGGCCTGCTGGTGATCGTCTTCACGCTCTGCAGCTGCGGGGTCGGTGCCCTGATCGCCGTTCCGGTGGCGACGTTCTACATCCAGAACGCGGCGTATCACCAGGGGGTGCTGCGCTGAAAGCCATCCTGCCGCCGGTGCCTTTGTTCAGCCGGCCAAGGAGCAGCAGCTCAGATCGCAGGGGTGGAGTGGTGTCTCATCTGAGCGCTCCGAAATGGTGAGCAGATCGTGTGCAGCTTGGTCCCGAGTTGTCGGGTCAAAGGGTGCGTCTCAGGTGGATCCGGCGGGATCGGCCCCACCACGATGATCACGGCGCCCTCTGCCAGCCCAACCCCCTGCCAGATGGGAGCCACGCCCTTCATCAGCGATCAGGGCTTCAACAGCTGTGTGTTGGCCGCGGCCCGTCTCGTCTCCACCGACCTCCACCGCCTCCGAGCGGAAGTTCCCTGCCTGCGACAAATGACCCGCACCCCCCTCCTGCTCCTCGCCACCCTGCTGGTGGGCGGCACCCCCGGTGATGCCGCCGTGGTGGAACGGGTGATCGACGGTGACACCCTGGTGCTGCGTGGTGGGACGCGGATCCGCCTGGCCTGCATGGATGCCCCGGAACGAGGTCAGCCCGGGGCGGCCGCGACCACACGACGCCTGCGCCATCTCACGGCCGGAGGGGTCCAGGTGGAGCCGCTCACCACCGACCGCTTCGGCCGGACCGTGGCCGAGGTCTGGACACCGGCCGGGGTGAACGTCGGCAAGAGGCTGGTGGAGGAGGGGCTGGCGCGGATCCACCCCCGTTACCGAGATCAGTGCGCCTGGTCCAGTTGAGGCGCCGTTGCGGGGAGAGTCGTGTGCCGGGTTGAGCAGGATTGCGACTGATGTGTGACTGAGGGCACGGAAGTGCAACCCGGTGATGAATCGCCCCAGCCCAGAGGAGTCGGAAGCTACAGATTCCCGGCTTGAGACATGGGCTAAAGGTGGCGGATCTCATGCAACGAACATCATTCCCCTCCATCTGTAGGGTTCTGTCTCCGAATCCTTCAGATGAAGGATGAACGGGTCGGGTGGCCGGCAGACCATGACATCAGGAGCCAAGGGAA
It encodes the following:
- a CDS encoding thermonuclease family protein; its protein translation is MGATPFISDQGFNSCVLAAARLVSTDLHRLRAEVPCLRQMTRTPLLLLATLLVGGTPGDAAVVERVIDGDTLVLRGGTRIRLACMDAPERGQPGAAATTRRLRHLTAGGVQVEPLTTDRFGRTVAEVWTPAGVNVGKRLVEEGLARIHPRYRDQCAWSS